CTGGTCCAGCTGTGTGGGGCTAGGGATGGGGGACTGATCAAATTGTGCTGAAGCGGGGCTGGGAGGTTGCTCTGACGGCCACGGTTTTCCCTCTAGGATGTTCTGGATTAGGGTGAGCACCTTGTTGTGGAAGACAATGTCCAAGTGGGGCATGCCTTGGAACTCTATGACGTGCACCGGCTGCTGCTGCCGGCCAACCCAGCGTTTGCAGAGACTCATACTGCGGCTGTCCACTGTGTCGTCGCCATCGTCGTATAAGATGTCCACTGGGTCTGCGTCCGGGAACTGCTGGTCATACACGTAGGTGACTGGCGTGGGAAGCCCCACCCCGTACATGCAGTACACCTCCACACCTGGTGGGGGCAGGCCGGCTGTTAGGTCCTTGGTGTCTTTCCACATGTACCACCCATCCTCAAAGTTGATGTCCTGGAAAAAGCGTTTGTAGTCCCGGACGGTGTAGTTGAAGGACGGAGTGGAGATGAAGACGTGGTCCTCGGGCCAGGCCATTTCTGAAGGGATAATCCAAGGATTGGTAGTAGTCATCCGCTGTTTCTCACGGATCTTGATGTTGGATACGAACGGGATTCCATCATTTTCACCTGATGATGATGGAGGGGCACCAAAAGGATGGATCCTATGTTCAGATATCTCTTCACAATAAAAATATGGCATGCAAATCATTTTGTCCAAGAAGAATTTTAAAACACCTTGTATAGGAAATGATGGAATTAGGTGCGTTTCAAAGTtatgtctgtccatccatccattttatataCCCTCTAGTCTTGTGCAGGATTACTGGAGTCCGGACCCTATCCCAGAAACTTtgagtgcaaggcagggaataacagAAGCCGGGACAGCAGCTCATCGCAGGGTGGGCATATATACGCATGTACAGACAATTTGGCAATTCCAATTCACTTTagcatgtttgtggactgtagggggaaaccAGACAACCTAGAGCACaagtgtcagactccagtcccacatttttgggtttcccctcgtttaacacacctgattcaacttgtgctaattaccacacagctcttcagctgaatcatttgtggtggaactgAGAAAGAATTAAGCTAcatagggctccggccccccaggactgcagtttgacaccccagacctagaggaaaccccacaacaacacgggaagaacatgcagactccacacacatggagctggGGCGGAGAGATTCAGTTATGTAACTGAAAAAATGACATGTAATGAATGCTGGATATCTGTCCGTTGGAGCACTCAATAGCTCGCGTAATACATAGAGCTGACTGCCCCTGCTTCTGTGCGCCACAGAGCGAAGGACTGGTGCGCTGCTGTTTAACCAGGCTGCTCTTATCTGACAAGATTAACTAGACAAACACCCACAAAGCATGATTAGGCCAGACATTCACCTAGGTTTTGCAAGATTATCATGTATAAAGGCTGTGTAAagcttttgcgtgtgttttttaaataaaaacattacattttctttCTTAAAAACTGTTAGTTTCAAGTCAAACACATTGTTTGATTTGTGtatttaaaaaaggcaaatgcTTCTGTTTGTTTTACATGTTTAACCCGGACTGACTTCACTTTTACATAATCATAATTATGTCATAATGCTTTGCTGTTGGTGCATGACCCACCTGACGCCAGCACTCTGAGGGATTTGACTGCCCCTCCCCAGGGCGCACCCAGCGCTATGAAGCTCTTGATGTAGCGCTCCTTCCAGGCCTGGGACTGACGGTTCAGAAAGTACAGGATGTAGTTACATCCCATGCTGTGCCCAAGCAGATGAACCGGCTGTTGGTACTCTTCATACATCTCCTCCACCATGGCCTTAAGCCGTCCAAAGTACTTCTCCTGCTCATCTGAGAGACAAAAGCACTGTCACCACATCTGCACACTGGGCAGAGAGCATCTGCAAGGCTTGGAGGGCGGTACTTACTGGGGGCAATCCTCCAGTCGTAAGGTGCTCCTCGGACGGTCTCATCGCGAACATACCCTGCGTTCACCAAGTGCTGTACCATAGTGTGAAGGTACCCTGGACAGAGGGAGCAAATTAAACTGCATTATGATTCTGATGAGAATGACAAAGGTTTACGGGTGAGTGTAATAAGGACAGAACCATAACATACCTGTGAGTTTGTTGGTGTCCAGGAACTCCACTGGATATGTCTGCCCAAACCCCGGTACCTTCACCTCCACACCTGGAGAATTGGAGGTCTTGTGTGTTGTCCTGTTATACACAATCCTGCATGGAGAAGGATGTTATAAGCAGACATGGAACTCCAGAGGCACAGCCCAGCCCAGAAGCAAAACGAAGACAGAAGAAGGTGTGGCTTAAATGGaagcaacaaaacaaaagagtGTAAGAGGTGAGGTGAGAGGCAtcgtattttaaaataatttgaaataaaatggtTTCTCCCACACTGTCTCTGGACTGAGGTAATGTTTTAAGATAAGAAAATGTTTGGTTATTTTGAGTTAATTATCACTGTTGTATGTAAGTAGAACCACCCTATCCCTAAATTTCAGATTCAGGGTGGAAACACACGCCTACGGACCTGATGTTGTCAATCCAGCAATCAACACCAACGGGCATGAACATGTTGAGGTCAATCCAAATGGTGAAGAAGTGGTCCGTCTTCTTGTAACACATCCAGTGCACCAGGCGGGGTTTGTCCACCTTGGCCTCCAGCTGGTTTCCCAGGTTCCCTGGTACTGTCGTATTTGAAAAGGATGCCTTAAAGTatgtctgttttcttttttgtcatGCACTTCAATGCTCATGGGAGAATTTAGTCTTGTCAATGTGATCTTTTCAATAAACAGAACGTTGCTCGGATAAAGTCCAGATTGTCCTGCCCACGTGGGTGCAGTCAATGCTTTTGCTGTCCGAAAATGGTTGTGAAACAGTAGTGAAGTGTTTGTCCTGTGACTATAATTTACTCAGTTCAGATACCCTCTCCTATTACCTGCTAGCTTCTGGTTCTTATGCTGTTTTCTGTCAGCATTACTGCACACCAGCTGTTTCTCTAGGACATGCAAAATCAACGGCCACTTTTTCAACCCCAGTCCCATACTGCAGACGTTGCAAAGGTTCCTGAAAGTAGGACACTTTGGAGATGTGGTGGACGCTACCAGGAACTATTATTTAGTTTTAATAGTTTTCATTTGGCATGCATACAATGTGCCTCCTTCGAGAAGAAGCAGTGCAGAAGAAGGGAAATGGACCCAAAAGTAACCATATTTAATGGCTACTGTGCCATAATCAGAAGCAGTTCCTGACGGCAAGAAAAAATGGAAAGGTAGCTAATATCAACCATTATACTTCCTGTAAGGTACTACATTCCTAATTATTGTTACAGCATGCAATCATCAAGGCATAACACTCAGGCATTCTGACTGTCATGCTCACGCAAGAAAATGTTACAATAAATctacattattccattataaaactaaaattagctgcatcaaaagtgttgggctAGTTTGCAAAACCGACATACtatttacattataataaaacTGCTACATACACCGGATGTTTGCAACATTTAATAATCCCAGCAGTTGACATAGGTACAGTTACAGACTGAAGGTATTAGTTAGcattaacccccacccccccgcaacTCACCCAAAATCAGAGGTGGGGTGCTGTTGCTGGGCACGTGCTGGGGCTTGGCGTTCGGCGGGAAGATGACGTTAAAGAGCCAGAAGCCCGCCGCGCGCTGTAGAGCGACCAGCAGCACGAGCGAAATCAGGAGCCGCGCGCAGGCCATCTTCAGCTCTCGGGTCCCGCTGCGTCTCTTAGGGCCGAGTGCGAAAGCGAGCTATAAAGCTGTCTGTCCGGCGACCGGGGGAGGAGGCTTTCTCTGACTCGCATAGGGGGTGAGAAAAAAGAACAGCAAAAAAAGGTCAGGGATTCGTCCCTGGCACACACACTTAAAACTTCACGGTTGTGTCCATGCAATCACAGAAAATTAGATTCTGAAGCGAAGacaatattttttgttaaagataGTGTCtcttaccaaaaaaaaaaaaacatgtaacgatttttgttgttttattgatTCCAGGCAAAACCAAAACCAGGAGTCTGTGCCGCTCGGTAGTGAAACATTAACGTTACTTGATATTCAATGATAAACTAATAACATTATTATCTCCCTGACCACAATAGTACTTGATAAGGTTTTCAGATGACAAACTTGACGTTATAGTATTGTTGATTAATAATTTAGCAGTGCTAAAGTTTAAAGAAACACACTTAACTATTAAAAGTCTGCGGTTTTAGTTTGGATTATTTATGTATCAACGTCTGTCCTTCTCGCAAATTATGAAAGTTCCTAAGGCCACTCTCTCTGGGGTAAACCTCGCGGGAATCACGTGACCGTGTGCCTGGCGTGTCCATGGAGACAAGACGCCGAATGAGAGAACTCAACATCGCTTAACATTTTTGCCAAGTCTGGATCTGATCGTAGAATGAACATGAAATTACCGTTTTTTTAAACTCGTGAGTTCTTTTAACTGTTCTTGTGTAGTTTAATTTGTCCTAAAACAACATATAAGTAGCTCATTTGTGCTAAATGGAGGATCAGCAAAAAGAGAGGATACTGGAAGCAGAGGAAGAAGATGATCAGGGCTCAGAGAGAAGTGTAGTTGAAGAACTACAAGAACTCGAGGAAACGCATCCCGA
The Paramormyrops kingsleyae isolate MSU_618 chromosome 13, PKINGS_0.4, whole genome shotgun sequence DNA segment above includes these coding regions:
- the lcat gene encoding phosphatidylcholine-sterol acyltransferase isoform X1, with amino-acid sequence MACARLLISLVLLVALQRAAGFWLFNVIFPPNAKPQHVPSNSTPPLILVPGNLGNQLEAKVDKPRLVHWMCYKKTDHFFTIWIDLNMFMPVGVDCWIDNIRIVYNRTTHKTSNSPGVEVKVPGFGQTYPVEFLDTNKLTGYLHTMVQHLVNAGYVRDETVRGAPYDWRIAPNEQEKYFGRLKAMVEEMYEEYQQPVHLLGHSMGCNYILYFLNRQSQAWKERYIKSFIALGAPWGGAVKSLRVLASEISEHRIHPFGAPPSSSGENDGIPFVSNIKIREKQRMTTTNPWIIPSEMAWPEDHVFISTPSFNYTVRDYKRFFQDINFEDGWYMWKDTKDLTAGLPPPGVEVYCMYGVGLPTPVTYVYDQQFPDADPVDILYDDGDDTVDSRSMSLCKRWVGRQQQPVHVIEFQGMPHLDIVFHNKVLTLIQNILEGKPWPSEQPPSPASAQFDQSPIPSPTQLDQTSSPTPNSADKEKGL
- the lcat gene encoding phosphatidylcholine-sterol acyltransferase isoform X2 gives rise to the protein MACARLLISLVLLVALQRAAGFWLFNVIFPPNAKPQHVPSNSTPPLILVPGNLGNQLEAKVDKPRLVHWMCYKKTDHFFTIWIDLNMFMPVGVDCWIDNIRIVYNRTTHKTSNSPGVEVKVPGFGQTYPVEFLDTNKLTGYLHTMVQHLVNAGYVRDETVRGAPYDWRIAPNEQEKYFGRLKAMVEEMYEEYQQPVHLLGHSMGCNYILYFLNRQSQAWKERYIKSFIALGAPWGGAVKSLRVLASGENDGIPFVSNIKIREKQRMTTTNPWIIPSEMAWPEDHVFISTPSFNYTVRDYKRFFQDINFEDGWYMWKDTKDLTAGLPPPGVEVYCMYGVGLPTPVTYVYDQQFPDADPVDILYDDGDDTVDSRSMSLCKRWVGRQQQPVHVIEFQGMPHLDIVFHNKVLTLIQNILEGKPWPSEQPPSPASAQFDQSPIPSPTQLDQTSSPTPNSADKEKGL